The segment TGGAGGGGGTGAGTTGCTCAGTTCCCAACTCCAGCTCCAACTGCAACAGTTTGGCCGCTTGCGTCAAAGCCTGCGCTACGGTGCTGCCACAAGGCAGTTCAAGCAAGGCTTCATGGGTGACGCCCGCCTTGGGCGAGGTGCAAACGGTTATTTGCAACAGCGTTTTGAGCTCAGCCATAGACCTGCTCGGCGCGCTTGATGAAGGCGTCGACCATAGAGCCAGCGATGCGATCAAATACGGGGCCGATAATGGCGCCCACCGCGCCGTTGTCAAAGCCGTAATCGAGTTGCAGCTCCACCTTGCAAGCGCGCTGAGAGCCGTCGCCCACGGGGTGAAAGCGCCATTGGCCTTCTAAACGGGAGAACGGGCCTTTGACCAATCGCATCGCAACCTGTTTGCCGCCGTCGTCCATGGTACTGTTGGTGTTGCGCGTCACAAAAGATTTGCGCAGCCCGCTAAACGAGATACCGACCTCGGCTGTCATGCCGAGAGAGTCTTGCTCTAGCACCTTGGCGTGATCACACCATGGCAGAAAATCGGCATAGTGGGCCACGTCCGTCACGAGGGCAAACATTTCTTCGGGGCTGTACCAGATCAGGACGGACTTGTTGACGTTTTTCATGAACAAAAAATGATCAGCATGACGCAAGAGAAGGGCTTTGGAGCCGACCAAGTTCTCTAGTGTCGTCATGCGAAACTAAAATCACCGCTCAGAGGCGAGACGCAATCACGTATTGTAGGGAGAGCTTTTATCTCCAGTTTGCCTACAACTAATATTCCATGGCCAAGAAACCAGAAACATCGTCGCGCATTGCCGACAATAAAAAAGCAGCGTTCAACTATTTCTTCGAGGAGCGTCACGAGGCCGGGGTAGTCCTGCACGGCTGGGAAGTGAAGGCTTTGCGTGAAGGAAAAGTGCAGCTTACTGACGGGTACGTCCTCATCAAAGAGGGCGAAATGTACCTGCTGGGCTGCCAGATCAACCCGCTCAAAACGGCGTCGACCCACGTCAACCCAGACAATGCGCGCATTAAAAAGCTGCTGCTCAAGAAGGCTGACATTGAGCGCTTGACCATCAAGGTTGAGCAAAAAGGCTACACGCTAGTGCCCATCAACCTGCATTGGACGAATGGGTATGTGAAGTGCGACATTGCGCTTGCCAAGGGCAAGGCAGAGCACGACAAGCGCGATGTGATCAAGGACCGCGAAGGCAAGCGCGAGGTTGAGCGGGCCATGAAGGGCCGCAACCGTTGATGACAATCAGCGCCGTTGAACTGAACACGGTAGGGCGCTGATATTTTTCGATTAAGGGTTCTCGCCGTAGCGCGTCTTGAAGTCGAACTCAAGGCGCTCGCAGTCTTGTGCTGACTTGAACTCCTGCGTCTTGCGATCCGCCTCGGGTTTGGCCATCTGCTTCCAGCAAATTTTGATGGTTTCGTTCTCCGTCCAGCGCTGCTTGCTCTGCGGGTCATCCATGAACTGACCGATAAGCATCAGCGCTCCAAAGATGACGACAGGCAGGGCAATCATCCAAACCACGATGCGGTTTTTGACGGGGGCGGCTGGCTTGCCGGCTTCGGTTTTAGTTGTGTCGCTCATATCAGGGCTTGATTATGCTCAAGCCGGTTTGGACCACCTTAATGCAGATCATGAAAAGCTCATCAGACCCTAAACAGCGCAGCGCTGCGCGGGCCTGTAGTCGCAAACCTATAATGTTCGGCTGATTTGCCTTTGTGTGCAGCTTTTTGAAGAAGTTGCATCGGGCTGTACTGATCGCAGGCGTCACGCAGGCGTCTTCATACCAAACACCATGAGCACACCCACTTTTTCCGTAGCGGACATCCGCAAGACGTTCCTGGACTTTTACGCTTCCAAGGGCCATGCCGTTGTCGCCTCCAGCTCGCTGGTTCCCGGCAATGACCCGACGCTGATGTTCACCAACTCCGGCATGGTGCAGTTCAAGGACGTGTTTTTGGGCTCGGACAAGCGCCCTTATAACCGTGCCACCTCGGTTCAGGCTTGCCTGCGCGCTGGCGGCAAGCACAACGATCTGGAGAACGTGGGCTACACCGCGCGTCACCACACTTTCTTTGAAATGCTGGGCAACTGGTCTTTCGGCGATTACTTCAAGAAGGAGTCGATCGAATGGGGCTGGGAGCTGTTGACCAAGGTTTTCGGCCTGCCCGCTGAAAAGCTGCTGGCCACCGTCTACTACGAAGACGACGAAGCCTATGACATCTGGCTCAACGTCATCGGCCTGCCTGCCGAGCGCATCATCCGCATTGCCGACAACAAGGGCGGCAAGTACAAGAGCGACAATTTCTGGATGATGGCTGACACGGGCCCATGCGGTCCTTGCTCGGAAATCTTCTACGACCACGGCGCGCACATTGCTGGCGGCCCTCCCGGCAGCCCCGATGAAGACGGTGACCGCTTCATTGAGATCTGGAACCACGTGTTCATGCAGTTCGACATGAAGGAAGACGGCTCCGTGGTGAAGCTGCCGGCACCTTGCGTGGACACCGGCATGGGTCTGGAGCGTCTGGCTGCCATCTTGCAGCACGTGCACAGCAACTACGAAATCGACCTGTTCCAGGCGCTGATCAAGGCCGCTGGCCGCGAAACGCATATTGAAGACTTGAGCACTCCATCGCTCAAGGTGATTGCCGACCACATTCGCGCCACCTCCTTCTTGGTGGCTGATGGCGTGATTCCTTCCAACGAAGGTCGTGGTTACGTGCAGCGCCGCATCATTCGCCGCGCCATTCGCCACGGCTACAAGCTGGGCCAAAAGACACCGTTCTTCCACAAGATGGTGGCAGATCTGGTCGTGCAAATGGGCGATGCCTACCCCAAGCTGCGTGAGCAAGAGGCGCACATCACCAGCGTGCTCAAGGCCGAAGAAGAGCGCTTCTTCGAAACGCTGGCCAACGGCATGGAAATTCTGGACAGCGCACTGGCGGGTGACGTCAAGGTGCTGCCCGGCGATGTGGCCTTCAAGCTGCACGACACCTATGGCTTCCCGCTGGACTTGTCGAACGACGTGGCGCGTGAGCGTGGCGTGAGCGTGGACGAGGCTGGCTTTAAAGCCGCCATGCAGCACCAAAAGGAAACGGCCCGCGCAGCAGGCAAGTTCAAGATGGACCGCGCACTGGAATACACGGGCGATACCAACACTTTCGTAGGCTACGAAAAGCTGGCTGAAGCTGCAAAAATCGTAGCACTGTATGCTGATGGTGTCTCGATTTCAGAACTGAAGGCTGGCCAAAACGGCGTAGTCGTGCTGGATACCACGCCTTTCTACGCCGAGTCCGGCGGCCAGGTGGGTGATCAGGGCGTGATTGCTGCTGGCGCTGTGCGATTTGTGGTGGAAGACACGCTCAAGATCAAGGCCGATGTGTTTGGTCACCACGGCCAGCTCGAATCCGGCAGCCTGAAGGTGGGCGATGCGGTTGAGGCGCAAGTGGATACTGCTGTGCGCGCTGCTGTCATGCGTAACCACTCGGTCACCCACATCATGCACAAGGCCCTGCGCGAAGTGCTGGGCAGCCATGTGCAGCAAAAGGGCTCGCTGGTCAACGCTGACCGCACCCGCTTTGACTTTGCGCACAACAATCCCGTCACCACAGAGCAGATCTTGGAGATCGAAGCCCGCGTGAACGCTGAAGTGCTGGCCAACACCGCCACCGACGCCCGCGTGATGGACATCGAATCCGCCCAGCAGACCGGCGCCATGATGCTGTTTGGCGAAAAGTACGGCGAGACCGTGCGCGTGCTGGACATCGGCACCAGCCGTGAACTCTGCGGTGGCACCCACGTGCACCGCACGGGCGACATTGGCCTGTTCAAGGTGGTGGGTGAATCGGGCGTGGCTGCTGGCGTGCGCCGTATTGAAGCCATCACCGGCATCAACGCGCTGGCCTATCTGCAGTCGCTGGAATCCACCGTAGACCAAGCAGCTGCTGCTTTCAAGGCGCCAACTGCTGAGCTGAACAATCGCATTGGCGGCGCTCTGGATCAGATCAAGGCATTGGAAAAAGAAATCGCTGCACTCAAGGGCAAGCTCGCTTCTAACCAGGGCGACGAACTGGCCACAACCGCTGTAGAAATCAATGGCGTGAAGGTGCTGGCTGCCAAGCTGGAAGGCGCTGACGCCAAGACCCTGCGCGACACAATGGACAAACTCAAAGACAAGCTGGGCGCAGCTGTCATCGTGCTGGCCGCTGTGGATGGCGACAAGGTGCAATTGGCAGCAGGCGTAACCAAGGCTGAAACTGCCAAGGTCAAGGCCGGTGAGCTGGTGAACTTTGTGGCCCAGCAAGTGGGCGGCAAGGGCGGCGGCAAGCCTGATATGGCCATGGCCGGTGGTACCGATGCAGCGGCTGTGTCCGCAGCACTGGCCAGCGTGCAAGCTTGGGTGACTGAGCGTTTGTAAACCGCAGGTAAAGAGCGGGGACTAAGCTGATACTTAGCCCTCTCATCCTTGATAAGCCCGCCTTGTGCGGGCTTTTTTTGGGGCAGAAAATGCGATACTTGCCTACTTTGTAACCAAATGAACCATTGATTTCAGCTGCATACCGCCTCAGCGGAGGGTGAATGACACTCAAATTTCCTATATCTCTGCGTATTTTTGCGCTCTGTGCTCAACCTCGTCGATGGGTTCAGTGGGTAGCCACACTAACGCTGCTGGCCTGTGCTATAGGTGCGCACGCGCAAAGCGTGGTGTTCATTAATCCAGGTAAGAGTAATGAAGCTTTTTGGCTCGCAGCCTCGCAGGTCATGGAGCAGTCCGCACGTAGTTTGAACATGGATTTGGAGGTGATCTACGCCGAGCGTAATCGCCTGATGCCTATGGAAATTACCAAGCAGATCGTGCGAAGGCCCAAAGAGCGAAGACCTCAGTATGTGGTGCTAACCAATGACTACAGCACAGCGCCAGAGCTACTGCGCTCTTTAGAAGGTGCGGGGATTCAAGTGTTCATGGCATTTAGCGGCATCAAAGGCGATGTACGGCAGCAGACTGGGCGCCCACGCGAGCGTTACCCGTTTTGGCTCGGTAGTCTGGAGCCTCGCGCCGAAGATGCTGGGTATTTGACCGCCAAAGCCTTGATTGAGAAAGCGCGCACTTTGCCGCAATTGCGTGCAGCCGATGGCAAGCTGTATTTCATGGCAATCGCTGGGGACCGTTCAACCACTGCATCGACGCAGCGTAACCAAGGCATGCGCCGTGCGGTGCAAGAGGCCACAGATGTGGCTTTCACCCAAGAGGTGTATGCCGACTGGCGCCGTGACCGGGCGCAAGAGCAAGCCAAGGTGCTTTATCAGCGCTACCCCAATGTGCGCTTGGTGTGGGCTGGCAGCGATCAGATGGCGTTTGGCGCGATGGAAGCCTGGCGACAACAGGGCGGTGAGCCGGGAAAAGACGCTTTATTTAGCGGCGTCAATACCTCGCAAGAGGCTTTGAATGCTCGTCTGCGTGGAGAGTTGACGGCGTTGGCAGGAGGGCACTTTATGGCTGGGGCTTGGTCATTGGTCATGCTGCACGACTACGCCAAAGGCATCGATTTTGCGGCAGAAGGGCTTGAGCAGGAGTACCCCATGTTCATGCTGCTTGATGAGCGCAACATCCCCGCGTTTGAGGCTCGCTTTATGCATATGCAGCAACGCATGGACTTCAAAGCTTTTAGCAAAGCTCATAACCCGCGCATCAAAAAATACGATTTCGACATAGGTCGCTTGCTGCGCTAAAGCGCGGCCGTGGTGTCAATATGCTTGCCAAATCCTCTCGTTTTCGCTCCATCTCCACGCTGCTAATTCAGCGCATCGTCTTGCTGTCACTGGCGTGTTTGTTGTTGCTTGGCAGTCTGCATGCTTGGGTGGAGTTTCGTCTAGAGCAGAAAAATTTTGAGCGTTCCATGGGGCGCTTGGCTGATAACAGCATGCGTACGCTGTCGGTGGGCCTGTGGGACATTGATCGCTATACCGTGCGCGATCAAGTGGCTTGGATGGCGGCGCTGCCGGAGGTGGCTCACGTTCATGTGAAGGTGTACGCAACGGGCGAAAAATTCATGGCTGGCCGGGATATGGCGGATGTGCCCGCTACTGTTTCGGTGCCAATCCTGCCGCCAGACGGGCAGGAGAAGCCGTTGGGGGTGCTAGAAATCTGGGCCAACCCACAGTACTTCATCAGCTTGATGGTGCAGTCTACGATGCGGGTGGCTTTGGGTTATGCGCTGTTCACGCTGCTCATTTGCGTGATGGTCGCATGGGTGATGCGCCGCGAGCTGCGCCAGCCCTTGTCTCAGATTGCGCGGTTTGCGGCGGGTCTGAAACCCAACCAACTGGCTACGCCGCTGCGGCTGAACCGTCCACAGCGTGGCAAGCCTGATGAGATTGATTTGGTTATTCAAGGCTTTCAACAGCTGCAAAGCGATTTGCGCCGCTATATCGATAACTTGGATCAGCTGGTGGCCGACCGCACGCAAAAACTGGAGGAGCTGGTGGACGAGGTCAAGCGCCTGTCGCTGATGGATGCGTTGACGGGTTGCTTTAACCGGCGCGCTTTGGATGAGCGCCTACCTTCCGAGTTAGAGCGCAGCCAGCGTTACCGCAGACCGTTGTCCGTAGCGTTTGTGGATGTCGACCACTTCAAGCGAATCAATGACGAGCATGGGCACGGGATGGGCGATATGGTGCTGCGCGAAGTGGCGTCGCGCTTGCAAAGCAGCTTGCGCAGCCAAGTCGATTGGGTGGCGCGTTATGGGGGGGAAGAGTTTTTGCTGGTGATGCCAGAGACTGCAGCCCACGATGCGCTGGAGATTGTGGGGAGGGTGGCTGACTTGCTGCGCAGCACGCCAGTGCTGGTCCACGGCCAAGTGGTAGAAGTGACAGCAAGCTTTGGGATTGCCCAGCTGCGCGACGGCGAAAACATGACGAACTTGCTGCAACGCGCTGATAGCATGGTGTATCAGGCCAAGGCTGACGGACGTAACTGCGCGCGCATGGCGCTTTAGGCAGTCAGCTGTTAGCTTTCAGCGCTCAAAAAAAAGCTCCGGCAACTTGAACCATTCAAGTAGCAGGAGCGATCTTCTGCTTAGTAGCTAACTGTAAGAGCTTACTTTTTCTTAAACACCAAGTCCCAAACGCCGTGGCCCAAACGAATGCCGCGGTTTTCAAACTTGGTCAGAGGGCGGTAGTCGGGCTTTTCAGCATAAGCCTCGGCCGTGTTCTGCAGCGTGGCCTCAGCGCTCAGTACTTCCAGAATTTGCACGGCATAGGGCTCCCAGTCGGTTGCACAGTGGATGTAGCCACCGGGCTTGATACGGGCAGCCAGCTTGGCAATGAGCGGGCTCTGAATCAGGCGGCGCTTGTTGTGCTTTTTCTTGTGCCAAGGGTCGGGGAAGAAGATGTGCACGCCGTCAATCGATGCTTCGGGCAGCATGTTGTCGATGACTTCCACCGCATCGTGTTGAAGGATGCGAATGTTGGAGATCTCTTGCTCGCCAATGCGCTTGAGCAGCGCGCCCACGCCGGGTTCGTGCACTTCGCAGCACAGGAAGTTGTCGTCAGGGCGCACGCGGGCGATATGGGCTGTGGCTTCACCCATGCCAAAGCCGATTTCGAGAATCAGCTTGCCACCGCGGCCATATGCAGCTGCGGCGTCCAGAGGGGTTGTTTGGTATTGCAGCAAAAAGCGCGGGCCCAAGTCTTCAAAAGCCTTGGCTTGGCCTGTAGTGGTACGACCAGCGCGGCGCACAAAGCTTTTGATGACCTTGGGGTAGGCCACGCCTTCAGGCGCTTGGCCTTGGTCATTGGCTGCTGGTGCTGCAGATGCGTCAGCGGCGGGCGCGTTTTCGGCCATATCGGAGGAGGGGGTTGGAATAGATGAAGTCACGGGGCAACATTGTAGGTTTGACGCCAGCAATTGACCCAGAAGGCCAGCGCCAAAGGCAAGGCGCTTGCGGGGCTTTCGTTGATAGAGCTGGCGCTGTGGGGGGCTTGTGGCAGACCTAGTTGCAGGGCTGCTTCGCTTAAAGCGCGCAGTGGGCGGCTGACATCCACCGCTGGCGCGCCATGTTGTTTGGAGAGTTTTTCGCCGTTCTCCATGCGCACCAGTGGTGTGTGCATATATCGGGGCTGGGGCAGGCCCAGCGCATGCTGCAGCAGCAACTGGCGCGGCGTGTTGTCGGTGAGGTCTGCACCGCGCACGATATCGGTAATGCCTTGCGCGGCATCATCCACCACCACGGCAAGTTGATAGGCCCAAAGCCCATCGGCGCGGCGCAGCACAAAGTCGCCCGCGTGAGTCTGCACATTTTGCTGCTGCGGGCCGAGGCGGCGGTCCACCCAGTGCAGCACTGGGGCATGGGGATCTAGCTGCCACTCATGACGCTGTTTATCAATTGCTATTGTTTGTATAGCTTCAAGTCTATTATTTGATTGGACTAGAGGTTGTTTTCTCTGTAAATCTGCCACTTGCTGCTCTAGCGAAAAGCGCCAAGCTCTGGCCGGTTTGCCATGCAGGCCGTGGCGGCAGGTGCCGGGGTAGGGGCGCTCTATATGACGTTCATGCGCCAGGCCCTGTGCTTGCCACGCGGCTTCAATGTCTTTGCGGGTGCAGCCGCAGGGGTAGGTGAGTGGGCGGGGTTGCAGGCTCTGCAGCTGCTGCAATGCTTGCTCATAAAGCGCATGGCGCTGCGATTGCCAGACCACGGACGCATCAGAGAGCAAACCGCAGGCTGCGAGCTGGCGCAAAATTTCCTCATCGGCTCCGACTTGGCAGCGCGGCGGGTCTATGTCTTCAATGCGGATCAGCCAACTGCCGCCGTGAGCGCGGGCATCGAGCCAGCTGGCCAGCGCCGCGACCAGAGATCCCGCGTGCAGCGGCCCTGTGGGGGATGGCGCAAATCTGCCGATATAGCGCCCTGAACAGGTCGCTTTTTGAAAGGGAGGGGTGGGGGCGATGGCCGCAGTCATGAGGGACGCAATCTTACGCCCCTCATGCAGGGTTTAAGCGGGTTTCAAGCGAGTTTTAGACCAGCGCCAGCGCCATATCTAAGCCAGAGATAAAAGCGTCTTCCACGCGAGAGCCTGTACACCAGTCGCCGCACAGCCCCAAGCCTGTTGAAGGGTCGTAGGCAAAGGTTTGGCCTAGCGGTGCCAATGTCTGGGCGTTTTGCCACAGGTAAACACTGGCGTGGCGGGGAGCAACGCGAATGCCTGTGACCTCGCCAAACGCTTTTTGCAGCTTAGTCAGCACGCGCGTGGCATCGTCATGGCGGTGCTCGTTAGACCACAGCGGATTAGCGTGAATCGTCCAGCGCTCGGTCTGCGCACGGCCGGGCTTGGAGGATTCGCGGGCCACCCAAGAGATACGTTCGTGGGTGCTGCGCGCTGCATTCCACTGCGGGCCCAATGTGCTCAGGCCGGCCTGAGCTGCCATGGGGTAGGACAGTGTCATGGCCCAGCAGGGCGCCATTTCAACGGTGGCGAGTGATTTAGCCAGCGCCGCACCCTGCGGGGCCGTTTGCAGCAGCTGCAAGGCGAGCGGGGAGGGCACAGCCATGACCACACAATCAAAACCATCGGCAATTTGCGGGCCATGGTCTTCGGTATCAAGCATCAAAGACCATTGGTGCTGGCTTTGGTCCTTGCCGCTGGCAATGTGGTGGTTGATGGCTCTGACGGACTGGCCTAGATGCAGCTTGCCGGCCTCCCATAGTGGTGTGGCCCATGCCAGTGGCATGGCTTGCATATCGGGCACGCCAACCCAGTGGGTTTCGCGAATAGGCACAAGCTTGTCGATGCGGCGTCCCTGTGCGTTGCGCGTTTGTATGCTGTTGAGGCTCCATGCGCGCAGATTGCCGGGCGTGCTGTCTAGTACCTGCTGAAAACGCGGGTCACGCACGGTGAAGTACTGGGCGCCAATGTCAAAGCTGCCGTAAGGGCCGCTGACGGAGCGCATGCGGCCACCGGCCTGCGTTAAGCGTTCATAGACATGAACTTCGTGCCCGGCTTGTAGCAGCGTGCGGGCACAGGCCAAGCCAGCAATCCCTGCGCCGATAACGGCAATGCGTTTGGCTGGGGTTTTTGGCTGAATTACCGGATACGCTTTGGACTCGGGCTGGGGCGCGAGTTTGGGCTTGGATTTCGGCTTTTGGGCCGCTGTGGAAGTTGGAGTTCGGGAAGCGTTCATGTAAAAGCCTTTTCGAAACCGTTTGACTTCTAGAGTAGCCAGCTAGCTTAAAGATAGCAAGTGCTGCTTGTGCTCAATTGTTGCAGCGCAATTGACTCTACATCGACAAGGGCAGGCTGAGCGCAAGTGCGCACTTATTGGCGATGATGGTTTTCCATAAGCGCTTTGCGCGTAGTCGCGCTTTCCAACTGCTCCAGCCACCATTGCAGTGCGCGCCCGGGCGTGCGATGGGCTGCGCCCTGCCACGCGTAATGCAGGCGCAGATTGCGGCTGGCGCGCTGCACTTGGCGCGTCACTAACAGGCCTGCATCCAGATAGGTTTGCACCATGCCAAGGGGTAAAAAGCCTGCGCCAATACCACGCACCTGAGCCTCGAGCTTGGCGTGCATGCTGTCCACCGTCAGCACATCTTGGCCGTTGACAAGGCCGTAACTGGTGTTGCTGCGCACACCTGAATCGGCCACGGCAATCATGCGGTGCTGTAGCAAAACGTCATCGGGTAGTGGTTCATCGAGCTTAGCTAGTGGGTGGTGCGGCGCCATGGCAAAGACAAATTCCATCTCACCCAACTCACGAGTTTGCAGCTCTGAGACATTGCTGGTGTTGACCGCAACGCCAATGGCTAAATCGGCCTGACCGCTGGTAAGCACCTCGAGCGTGCCATTGAGAATGGCGTCTTTGAGCTTCAGGCTGGTCGGTGGTTTCGTGGCGTAGAAGGCCTCAACCAGTTCGAAAATAGGTGTGCGGGCGACAGCACCGTCAATCACGATGGTCAGCTGTGGCTCCCAGCCGGTGGCAACGCGCTTGACACGGTGGGCTACGGCATCAATCTCTTGGAGTAGACGCGCGCCTTCGCGCAGTAGGGCTTGACCGGCCTGCGTTGCCTGCGCGTGGCGCGAGCTGCGGTCAAACAGCAGCACATCTAGCGCATCTTCGATTTGCCGCACTCGGTAGGTGAGGGCGCTGGGCACCAAGCCCAGTGAGCGGGCGGCGGCGGCAAAGCTGCCAGCTTCAGCAATAGCTTGCAGCATCGCCAGACTGTCGGGGGTGAGCACATCGCGGGAGCTGGGCATGGGGCGGGTTGAAATGGTAAGAGTTCAAAGAGTTTGAATGATGCCATCAACAGGCTTGAGCCACAGCGCCGGTGGCAACTTCTAAAGTAGAGGCATTGAGAAACAGTATCAACTGAACCAGAAACAGTTCAACGAAAGGATCACACCATGATGACTTTGCGCACATCTCAGGAACGCGGCTACGCCGACCATGGCTGGCTCAAGTCCTATCACAGCTTTTCGTTTGCCGGCTATCACGACCCACGGTTTATGGGCTTTGGCAACCTGCGCGTGATTAACGAAGACCGAATTGCAGCAGGCACAGGCTTTGGTGCTCACGGTCACCGCGATATGGAGATCATCAGCTATGTGCTCGATGGTGCGCTCTCGCACAAAGACAGCATGGGCAATGAAAAGCCGATCTTCCCCGGTGAAGTGCAGCGTATGAGCGCAGGCTCGGGCGTGATGCATAGCGAACAAAACTACGCCAAAGACCAGACCACGCATTTTTTGCAAATCTGGCTGCTGCCAGCACGCAACGGTGTAGAGCCCGGCTATGCGCAAAAGGCGTTTAGCGACGCTGATAAGCGCGGTCGCCTGTGTTTAGTGGCTTCTCAAGATGGTGCCGAAGGCTCTGTCCCTATGAATGCCGATGCGCGCTTATATGCCGGTTTGTTTGATGGCGCGGAGTCTGCTGACATGGTTTTGCCTGCAGGTCGTAAGACCTATGTGCACCTGATTCGTGGTGAACTCGATGTGAATGGGCATAAGCTGACAAGCGGCGATGCGGCATTTATTGAAAATGAGGAGCGCCTGAGCCTTAGCAATGCTCAGGCTGCGGAAGTTTTGGTGTTTGATTTGGAGCCTTGAGAGCTTGCTTCTCAAAGAGTCTGAAATGAATTAATGCGGCCTCAGGTCGCAATGATGGGAGTTAAAAATGTTGAATCAATTGAAAAATCCATTGGACCTCGTCGGCCGCATTCTGATTGCCCTGTTATTTGTGCCTGCGGGCATTCAAAAAATCAGTGGCTTTGCAGGCTCTGCGGGCTATGCCGCATCGGCGGGGATGCCCATGCCAGAAATTGCGGTGGGCTTGGGGCTGGTGA is part of the Comamonas sp. Y33R10-2 genome and harbors:
- a CDS encoding LysR substrate-binding domain-containing protein, with the translated sequence MPSSRDVLTPDSLAMLQAIAEAGSFAAAARSLGLVPSALTYRVRQIEDALDVLLFDRSSRHAQATQAGQALLREGARLLQEIDAVAHRVKRVATGWEPQLTIVIDGAVARTPIFELVEAFYATKPPTSLKLKDAILNGTLEVLTSGQADLAIGVAVNTSNVSELQTRELGEMEFVFAMAPHHPLAKLDEPLPDDVLLQHRMIAVADSGVRSNTSYGLVNGQDVLTVDSMHAKLEAQVRGIGAGFLPLGMVQTYLDAGLLVTRQVQRASRNLRLHYAWQGAAHRTPGRALQWWLEQLESATTRKALMENHHRQ
- a CDS encoding pirin family protein, yielding MMTLRTSQERGYADHGWLKSYHSFSFAGYHDPRFMGFGNLRVINEDRIAAGTGFGAHGHRDMEIISYVLDGALSHKDSMGNEKPIFPGEVQRMSAGSGVMHSEQNYAKDQTTHFLQIWLLPARNGVEPGYAQKAFSDADKRGRLCLVASQDGAEGSVPMNADARLYAGLFDGAESADMVLPAGRKTYVHLIRGELDVNGHKLTSGDAAFIENEERLSLSNAQAAEVLVFDLEP